TCCAAAAATACCCGGCTGGGATGGCCATGCGGCTGAACGTATTTGGAACATACTGATTGATTATATGAACGCGAAATAAAATTTAGGCTAAGCTAATTTTTTGTTGTTTCCCTTTAGACTCTGACATAGAACGGCGTACTTTTTATGTGCAGCCGCGATTCTTTGATTCGGTATGTTTTTGGTTTCCCTTCCATCTGCGGGAAGACAACTATACTCGAACTTTTTGGCGTATTTGAGACGCCTAATGCCGGAACTGTCAGCCTTGGCGGCGTAGTTATTAATGACCTGCCCCCTGAAAAACGCGCTGTTTATACAGTTTTCCAGAGCTACGCCCTTTATCCACATATGACCGTTTTCGACAACGTTGCCTTTGGCCTTAAGATTAAGAAGTAATCTGCGTCTGATATTAAGCAGGCCATTGGGGATATTTTTTTGCGTGGTTTCTGGCTCATGTCCATGGGGTTAATCTCCATGCCCGCGCAGATGCTCTATACTCGCGGAGCGGTGCTTTTGGGTCTTTGTTATACCTTGCTCCCATTTATGGTGCTGCCACTTTATTCATCCATTATAAAACTCGACAAAAGGCTGCTCGAGGCTGGGCGCGATCTTGGCGCAGGGCCGGTGCGAACCTTTTTAAGATCGCCTTGCCGCTTACTTTGCCCGGCATAGTGTCAGGTTCTATATTGGTTTTCAGTCCTGCTTTAGGTATGTTTTATATACCTTATATTCTTGGATGATCTAAACAGACACTTATCGGTAACTTTGTCAAATATAAATTTTTAGTGACCCGTGAATGGCCAGCCAGAGCTGCCGCAAGCGTGTTTTTAACTGCGCTTATGGCGTGCATGTTTTTCGTGAATATTCTAAGTCTGCGCAAGACGCGTAAGAGGACTTAATCATGAAAATTTTGCGCAATTTATGTGCATTTATGGTCTATCTTTTCCTTTATCTGCTATTGGCAGTGATGGTGGGATATTCGTTTAATTCTTCGAAAAATTCCATGAACTGGAAAGGTTTTACTACCAGTTGGCTGCTAATTTACGGCTGATGGAAACGGCGATGAATTCACTTTTGCTCGCCACGGTTGCCGCTACGATTGCAACTGTTTTAGGAACTGTCGCGGCCGTAATTATCACAAAAATGTTGCGGAGGCGCATAGGTTTATTTACTTCATTCTGCGCCCTGATGTGGCGGCTAAGATAGCCCTACAGCTTGGATATTCATCACCGAATGGTGAAGCCGTTAAATTGTTACCCGAAGCAATGCGCAAGAGTCAGATTTCATACCCCGATGATGAAACCCTTAAGCGCGGCGAGTTTGAAGTTGGACTTGGTGATGCTACACCATTATATGAAAAATACTGGGTAAAGCTCAAGACTGCCGAATAAATAATTATGGATTAGTTCTTTAACCATTATTGGGCGGTATAGTTGGCTTATGTGCGCAATAATGGTATATTCCTTGGTAACAAAACAATTGAAGGAGGAGCTATGCCCGCCCCTATACATACTGTTTGTTCCAAATGCCAAGCCATCAACAGGATTCAGTCTGCACGTCTTGGAGATAAGCCTACCTGTGGCAAGTGTGGTGGACTAGTGCTTAGTTCATCTCCCTTAGTCTTTACTGGTTCAAATTTTGATCGCTTCATTTCAAAAACAGAACTACCAATATTGGTCGATTTCTGGGCGCCTTGGTGCGGTCATTGTCGAACTATGGCACCCGCCTTTGAGCAGGCAGCGTTAGCGTTGTACCCTCATATATTGACCGCAAAAGTTAATACTGAAGAATTTAAATCACTGTCTGCCCGTTTTAGCGTTAGCTCATTACCTACTCTGGTTTTATTTAAGGGCGGCCGCGAAGTTAAGCGCGTGTCAGGCGGTATGTCTGCGCAGCAGATTACAAGCTGGGCAAAGCAGTTCGCGTAACTCTGTTGTTGAGCTTTCTCACCGTTGTATTATGTAGCTTTATGGAGAAAATATGATTCGTCCGGTTAAATATGTAGTTTTGTCCTTCCTGCTCATGATGATGGCTTTTTCAACTGTTTTTGCTTCTACCATGTTTCCTCTTGAGCCACCGGACACATCAAGTCCGCGCGCTACTCTAAATAGTTTTATCCATTATACTGATGAGTTATATAAGGCTGCAAATGAGCCTGATGAAGATTTCGCGCTTGAAGTAGAATATATGCAGAGAGCTGCACGTTGTTTTGATTTTAGCCTAGTTCCGCCTACTTTGCTTGATGATATCCGTGTCGAGTCTGTCTTGATGCTTCGCGAGGTGCTGGACAGGATTGATCTGCCGGATATGGATGATGTTCCGGATAAAAGAGATGTAAAAAGTTCAGGCGCGGTTTCGTGGCGCATGCCACATACAGAAATAAATATTAGCCAAGTTGCAAAAGGACCTAGAGTTGGTTCTTTCTTATTTAATTCTGAGACTGTGAATAGGCTGAACGAGTATTATAATGAAGTACGAGATTTGCCTTACAAAAACAGTGATCATGGTAAGGATTATTACGGTTTGTATGAGCAATATATTTATTCTTCAGGTTGGATGATACCGGATGGCTTTTTAAGCAAGCTGCCTGAGTGGTCAAAGCAAGGATATTTGGGACAGGCTATATGGCAGTGGATTGGTCTTATTTTGGTTCTTTTTTTTGGATCCCTCTGTTTATGGTTGATGTGGTTGATTAATGAGAGAGTAAAATGCTGGACTGCTGGTTGTTCGTGGGAAACCGGGCGTTTATTATTTCCGTTAGCAGGTATGTTTGTCTGTGCTTTTGTAGAGTATCTTATGAGTCGCCAGATCAATATTACTGGGCGGGTGCTGGCAGTTATGACCATGGGTTTTGAGCTATTCTTTTTTATGTTTTCCGGTATTGCCATAATTGTTGCTGGAAACGTTGTAATGCATGGTATTATAGCCACGGCAAAAATTAAGGAAGAGGCTCTTGATGCTGATGTGATTAAGCTTGTTGTAAGGCTTGTTTCATTTAGTCTTGTTTTCGTATTATGCTATAAAGCTGGAAGTTATTTCGGGATTCCAGTTACAGCTGTTTTCGCTTCTGCTGGTATCGCAGGTGTGGCTGTGGCCCTTGCTGCACGTGAAACTTTAGCCAATTTTTTTGGTGGAGTTTCTATCTTTCTCGACAGGCCGTTCAGAGCAGGTGACTATATTGTCCTTGATTCAGGTGAGCGGGGTGAGGTGAAGGCTGTAGGGATGAGATCCACCCGCATGCTGACCAGAGACAATATTTTAATCACAATTCCAAACTCGGTAATTACCAATGTTAAAATCACCAACCAGAGCATGCCGGAGCCGCACTTTCGGGTGCGTATTAAGGTTGGCGTTGCCTACGGCTCAGATGTTGATAAAGTAGAAGACATTCTTTTGGAAGTTGCCCGTTCTAATTCACTTGCTATCAGTAATCCCCCGCCGAAAGTGCGTTTTCGTTTATTTGGGGATTCTGCGCTGGAATACGAGTTGCGATGCTGGGCTGCAGAGCCGAAGGACAGAGGCAGGCTTACTCATGAGCTTAGTCGTGATATTTATAAGAAGTTTAATGAAGAAGGGATCAGCATACCTTTTCCACAGCGCGATGTGCATTTGCATAAGGTTGATGAATAGATGGATAGAGGAATCTGCTTACAAACAAAAAAAGTCCGGCATAAGCCGGACTTTTTTTGTTTAACATATGGAAAATAAATAAATTAGTATTCGATGATAGCGCCAGACCAGCTAAGTCCGATTCCGAAACCGAAGAGCATGATTTTGTCTCCGCGTTTAAGCTGTCCTCTTGCTTCTGCCCTTTTCATGGCAATGGGAATGGTTGAAGAGGTTGTGTTGCCTGTCTCTTCTAGATCAATGATCAGTTTGTCTTTGGGGATGGAAAGTTTTTTGCCGATCTCTTCAAGCACTTTGCGGCTTGCCTGATGGAAGACGAACAAATCAATGTCATCAAGAGTTATTCCCGCAGATTCAGTCAGCTTTATCATTTCGGGCGGTATTGTTTTTACTGTGAATTGGAGCACGTTGTAGCCGTCCATTATGAAATTTGGATTTGCAATGGGGGCGTCGGGGTCCTTTCCGGTCATTACGCTGATGCCGGTATTTTCACAGATAATGGATTTATTGCGGCTGCCGTCTGTACCGAATTGGAAAAACGGGGCGATCTCTGGTTTGTCTAGAATGGTTGCGCAAGCTCCGTCAGAAAAGAGCAAGTAAGCTTTGTTTGTTTCAGGGTCGATCACTTTTGAATAATTGTCGACAGTAACAAAGAGTACTCTTTTTGAAATATTTGCGGCCAGGTAGCCGTATGCAATGGAAAGACCGTAGCAATATCCACTACAGCCGAGACTCAAGTCAAAACACTTGGTACTAGAAGGCAGTCCCAGTTCGTGCTGAAGGCATGCAGATACGTGAGGCAGAAGGTTGTCCGGGGTCTGCGTGCAGACTATAAGCGTATCTGGAAGTTCTGATTCCGGAAGTGAAGCTATTGCCTTTTTCGCCGCAGTAAAAGCCAGCTGGAGCGTTGTTTCATCACTATCTGCATGATGAAGGAAGCGGACACCTGTTTTAGGCAGTGAATTGCGTACATGCCATTCAGGTTTGCTTTTATCTAACTCTAGGCAATCTACTGTGTTCTCTGGGATATAATATTCTATTGCATTGATAAGGGCAGTCATGATCTTTCCGTCGTTATTTATGTGTACCGCGATTAGGTGGTAGAACGACTGTTTTAGTCAGTTTTCAAAAGTGCATTGTATTTGGAGAGAAAATGGAAGATACATTCATATGCGTATTTAAACTCTCGTGTCACTAGTCACGGGTCTAATAACGATTATTCATGTGTGGCGCAAGTTAATAAAGGCTTGCTTATTTATTTTAATAAAAAAAATAAAAAGCTCGCTGAAGTTTTTTACAGCGAGCTTTTTATGAATATTTTATCTAGGAAAGTGTTCAGCTAGTTGTTGTCATTAATGATTTTAACTGCTTGTGGAAGAAACATGCTGAAAGTGTCATGAAGGCCAGCCATCAACTTGCCTGCATTATCACCTGTGTTTGCAAATCCTTTTTCCTGCTTGGAAGTGTAATTTTGGGAAAAAAGTAATTTGTTATCTTTAGTGACCATGCCGTCCAATTGAACTTTGTAATACATTTCCATCTGGCCCGGACGGTTGATGAGTACTTTATTGGCTATTCCGGTGACAATGAAGTTATCGCCTGCATCATCCATTGTTTCGAAGTACTCTGCATCGTACCCTTGGGACGTAAGCTGGCTGAGAACGGATTTAGCCATCCATGTACCTACATCTATTGAAGGTATATAATTGAATAATTTGCTTTGACCGAGCTGTGTGATGGGGTTGGTTTCTGTAAATTTTACCACTGCAATTTTTACTGTGCATGGAGGTATGTCCATTTTGATAGGAGTATAATCGAGCTGTAGAATAGTGTCCTTCATTTTCTTCTCAGCGGCAAAGCCTGAGGAAGGCATCATAAGCACTGCTACTGCAATAAGTAGAATGAATATTGATAGGGACTGTTTTTTCATGATTTCTCCTGTTTGTGTTCAATGTACATGCGATGATATTATATCGTTTTTCAAGATACTGGAACTTAGCTATTTTTGTCAAAGTTCTTTTCAATAAGGTGAAAAAATAATAGCGGCTTGAAATTGTGGTTTTAATTTTCATGATGGGCATGTAAATAACTCGGGTTGACCGAGGGCTGAGGGTAGACTATTTGCAGTAGCATCTCGATTCAGAGCAGCTATATAAAATTATGAATATGGCTAAAGGCAATATGGCTGCCTATTTTGAGGATGAAAAATTTTCAAATTGTTATGCTACTTCACCGTTGGTTAGTATTTCATAGTTCAGCCGCAAAAGTTATAGTTCGCTAATAGTTCCAAGAGAAATATTACCGCAGAATATATTTAAAGAAGGATCAGCAAAATGAAGACAGCAGTTTTAATTCCGTGCTTGAATGAAGAAGAAGCAATTACAAGCGTTGTCCGCGATTTTGCAAAGCAACTCCCGGGCTGTGAAATATACGTTTATGATAATGGTTCCACTGATAATACCATCGCAGTTGCAAAGGCTGCCGGAGCAATCGTTGCTTCTGAGAACCGACGCGGAAAGGGCAACGTAGTCAGCCGCATGTTTGCAGATATTGATGCAGATGTTTATGTTTTGGTTGATGGGGATGATACTTACGATGCTACCGCGGCTCCGGCTATGGTAGACAGGCTCCTAAGTAATAATCTTGATATGGTTGTCGGTATTCGTGATCATAAAGATGAAGACGAAGCATACCGTTCCGGTCATCAAGCAGGTAATGCCGTTTTTAATAAATTTCTGGGTGTAATCTTTGAAAAAACTTTCACAGATATCTTTTCGGGTTACCGCATATTTTCAAGGAGATTTGTAAAGTCCTTTCCTTGCCTCAGTCGCGGATTTGAGATTGAGATGGAAATGAGCATCCATTCCATTACCGCACGTCTGCCGGTGGAAGAAATGGTTACAACCTATGGCAAGCGTCCTGAGGGGAGCCATAGTAAGCTCAATACATATAGAGATGGTATGCGTATCTTTTTGACAATGTTGCGCTTATTTCGTCATATTTTCCCGCTAAAATTTTATGCAGGGATCGGCGGCGCATTTGCTTTACTTTCTCTTATTCTTGGACTTCCGATCGTAGGGGAGTGGATGTTGACGGGGCTTGTTCCCAAACTTCCTACAGCAGTGCTTGCAGCTTCTGTGGGTATAATTGCCTGTTTGTCGGTTGCAATAGGTATCATATTGGATTGTGTCAGCCGCGGACATATGGAGATGAGAAGGCTGGAATATTTGAATTTTACATCTCCGGCAGTAATATGCCGCGATTACTGTGCAAAAGAGAATGTTGATGGCGGATCAGTTGATAAGTAATCGATTTTTAAGATTTTGCTGTATCGGCGGGCTTGGTTTTGTCGTTGATGCGGGGATTACGTATGGGCTTGTTGCTCTCGGGGCACCGTCCCTTTGGGCAAGAATACCGGCAATAT
The sequence above is a segment of the Maridesulfovibrio frigidus DSM 17176 genome. Coding sequences within it:
- a CDS encoding ABC transporter permease; translated protein: MRGFWLMSMGLISMPAQMLYTRGAVLLGLCYTLLPFMVLPLYSSIIKLDKRLLEAGRDLGAGPVRTFLRSPCRLLCPA
- a CDS encoding ketoacyl-ACP synthase III; amino-acid sequence: MTALINAIEYYIPENTVDCLELDKSKPEWHVRNSLPKTGVRFLHHADSDETTLQLAFTAAKKAIASLPESELPDTLIVCTQTPDNLLPHVSACLQHELGLPSSTKCFDLSLGCSGYCYGLSIAYGYLAANISKRVLFVTVDNYSKVIDPETNKAYLLFSDGACATILDKPEIAPFFQFGTDGSRNKSIICENTGISVMTGKDPDAPIANPNFIMDGYNVLQFTVKTIPPEMIKLTESAGITLDDIDLFVFHQASRKVLEEIGKKLSIPKDKLIIDLEETGNTTSSTIPIAMKRAEARGQLKRGDKIMLFGFGIGLSWSGAIIEY
- a CDS encoding glycosyltransferase family 2 protein; translation: MKTAVLIPCLNEEEAITSVVRDFAKQLPGCEIYVYDNGSTDNTIAVAKAAGAIVASENRRGKGNVVSRMFADIDADVYVLVDGDDTYDATAAPAMVDRLLSNNLDMVVGIRDHKDEDEAYRSGHQAGNAVFNKFLGVIFEKTFTDIFSGYRIFSRRFVKSFPCLSRGFEIEMEMSIHSITARLPVEEMVTTYGKRPEGSHSKLNTYRDGMRIFLTMLRLFRHIFPLKFYAGIGGAFALLSLILGLPIVGEWMLTGLVPKLPTAVLAASVGIIACLSVAIGIILDCVSRGHMEMRRLEYLNFTSPAVICRDYCAKENVDGGSVDK
- the trxC gene encoding thioredoxin TrxC; translated protein: MPAPIHTVCSKCQAINRIQSARLGDKPTCGKCGGLVLSSSPLVFTGSNFDRFISKTELPILVDFWAPWCGHCRTMAPAFEQAALALYPHILTAKVNTEEFKSLSARFSVSSLPTLVLFKGGREVKRVSGGMSAQQITSWAKQFA
- a CDS encoding mechanosensitive ion channel family protein, whose amino-acid sequence is MIRPVKYVVLSFLLMMMAFSTVFASTMFPLEPPDTSSPRATLNSFIHYTDELYKAANEPDEDFALEVEYMQRAARCFDFSLVPPTLLDDIRVESVLMLREVLDRIDLPDMDDVPDKRDVKSSGAVSWRMPHTEINISQVAKGPRVGSFLFNSETVNRLNEYYNEVRDLPYKNSDHGKDYYGLYEQYIYSSGWMIPDGFLSKLPEWSKQGYLGQAIWQWIGLILVLFFGSLCLWLMWLINERVKCWTAGCSWETGRLLFPLAGMFVCAFVEYLMSRQINITGRVLAVMTMGFELFFFMFSGIAIIVAGNVVMHGIIATAKIKEEALDADVIKLVVRLVSFSLVFVLCYKAGSYFGIPVTAVFASAGIAGVAVALAARETLANFFGGVSIFLDRPFRAGDYIVLDSGERGEVKAVGMRSTRMLTRDNILITIPNSVITNVKITNQSMPEPHFRVRIKVGVAYGSDVDKVEDILLEVARSNSLAISNPPPKVRFRLFGDSALEYELRCWAAEPKDRGRLTHELSRDIYKKFNEEGISIPFPQRDVHLHKVDE